A single window of Roseofilum reptotaenium CS-1145 DNA harbors:
- a CDS encoding NblA/ycf18 family protein: MNEPMQLTLEQEFNLRSFQTQVEKMSREQAQEFLVKLYEQMMLRETMYQQFIKHEWGLD, from the coding sequence ATGAACGAACCCATGCAACTCACCCTAGAACAAGAATTTAATCTTCGATCTTTCCAAACCCAAGTCGAAAAAATGAGTCGCGAGCAAGCGCAAGAATTCCTCGTCAAGCTGTATGAACAAATGATGTTACGAGAAACTATGTATCAGCAATTTATCAAACACGAGTGGGGTTTAGATTAA